A genomic stretch from Desulfohalobium retbaense DSM 5692 includes:
- the rpoZ gene encoding DNA-directed RNA polymerase subunit omega, whose protein sequence is MARITVEDCLEKINNRFLVAQMAIRRVEQYRDGYPKLVTSKNKEVVTALREIAAGEVLPNETLDQVAIKADHE, encoded by the coding sequence ATGGCACGAATAACTGTTGAAGATTGCTTGGAAAAAATAAACAATCGCTTCCTGGTCGCGCAGATGGCCATCCGGCGGGTCGAACAATACCGGGACGGCTATCCGAAATTGGTGACCTCCAAAAACAAGGAAGTCGTTACCGCTTTGCGAGAGATAGCGGCCGGAGAAGTTCTCCCGAATGAAACATTGGATCAAGTCGCGATAAAGGCAGATCATGAGTAA
- the moaC gene encoding cyclic pyranopterin monophosphate synthase MoaC, producing MSGDRLTHVTGDGDVTMVDVGHKDKTERRAVVRTRVKLNGETFALLEGQALPKGDVLTTAKIAGIQAGKQTGTLIPLCHPLFLSYLDVRLTPIAADQSIEIEAEARTTAETGVEMEALVAAQIAAMTVYDMCKAVQRDITITDCRLVHKSGGRSGTYEENPG from the coding sequence ATGTCCGGAGACCGCTTGACGCATGTGACCGGCGACGGCGACGTGACCATGGTCGATGTCGGCCATAAGGACAAAACAGAGCGCCGGGCGGTCGTCCGGACCCGAGTCAAGCTCAACGGGGAAACCTTTGCCCTTTTGGAAGGTCAGGCCTTGCCCAAAGGGGATGTCCTGACCACAGCCAAGATCGCTGGTATCCAGGCTGGCAAACAGACGGGGACTCTGATTCCGCTGTGCCATCCGCTGTTTTTGAGCTACCTGGACGTGCGTCTGACCCCGATTGCTGCAGACCAGAGCATCGAGATCGAGGCCGAAGCCAGGACCACCGCTGAGACCGGGGTAGAGATGGAGGCCCTTGTGGCCGCTCAGATCGCGGCCATGACCGTCTACGACATGTGCAAAGCGGTCCAGCGCGATATCACTATTACCGACTGCCGCTTGGTCCACAAGTCGGGAGGCCGAAGCGGCACTTACGAAGAAAATCCCGGCTGA
- the hisF gene encoding imidazole glycerol phosphate synthase subunit HisF codes for MLNKRIIPCLDVRDGRLTKGIKFKGNVDIGDPVETAQRYYEQGADEIVFYDITASHEKRSIFLDVVERVASKIFIPFSVGGGIASVDDMRQVLWAGAEKISINSAAVKEPGLIEQGAAAFGSQCIVVGMDVLRVAPSETIPSGYEIVIHGGRKHMGIDALWWAREVQRRGAGEICLNSIDADGTKDGYELTLTRLIADNVRIPVIASGGAGTPRHMAEAVTTGHASAALIASIVHYGQYTIPEIKQIMHDQGVPVRMVW; via the coding sequence GTGCTCAATAAACGGATCATTCCCTGCCTGGACGTGCGCGACGGCCGACTGACCAAAGGCATTAAATTCAAAGGCAACGTCGATATCGGCGACCCCGTGGAAACCGCCCAACGGTATTACGAACAGGGCGCTGATGAAATTGTCTTCTACGACATCACGGCCTCCCATGAAAAACGGTCCATCTTTCTTGATGTCGTTGAGCGGGTGGCCTCCAAGATCTTCATTCCCTTCTCCGTGGGCGGTGGCATTGCCTCGGTGGATGATATGCGCCAGGTCCTCTGGGCCGGGGCGGAAAAGATCTCCATCAACTCCGCAGCGGTCAAAGAGCCCGGTCTTATCGAGCAAGGCGCAGCCGCTTTCGGGTCGCAATGCATTGTCGTGGGAATGGACGTTTTGCGCGTCGCGCCCTCCGAGACCATCCCCTCGGGCTATGAGATTGTCATCCATGGCGGGCGCAAACATATGGGCATTGATGCCTTGTGGTGGGCCCGGGAGGTGCAGCGCCGGGGCGCTGGAGAAATTTGTTTGAACTCCATCGACGCCGACGGGACGAAAGACGGCTACGAACTTACGTTGACACGGCTGATCGCAGACAACGTCCGCATCCCGGTCATCGCCTCCGGCGGAGCGGGTACGCCCCGGCACATGGCCGAAGCAGTCACCACGGGACACGCCTCTGCGGCCCTTATCGCCTCCATCGTCCATTACGGCCAATATACCATCCCGGAAATCAAACAGATCATGCACGATCAGGGCGTGCCCGTGCGCATGGTCTGGTAG
- the rfaD gene encoding ADP-glyceromanno-heptose 6-epimerase produces MIVVTGGAGFIGSAFVWQLNQMGIRDILVVDNLACSEKWKNLVNLDYQDYLHRDAYLEKVRMDRLPAPRAIIHMGACSSTTERDADFLMENNYRYSKILAEYAMKHGARFIYASSAATYGDGQLGFDDDLRLAPQLKPLNMYGYSKQLFDLWVMRNGLLDRLCGLKFFNVFGPNEYHKQDMRSVVCKAFNQVHDHGRIRLFKSYHPEYEHGEQHRDFVYVKDCVAVMAWLLDHPGVNGIYNVGTGTSRTWNDLARAVFMAMGQSERIEYMEMPESLQAKYQYYTQARMERLARAGCPVRMRSLEDGVADYIAHLQASDPYLEPETRAGAAE; encoded by the coding sequence ATGATAGTTGTTACTGGTGGTGCTGGTTTTATCGGGAGTGCCTTTGTCTGGCAACTCAACCAAATGGGAATCAGGGATATTCTGGTGGTCGACAACCTGGCCTGCAGTGAAAAGTGGAAAAATCTGGTCAATCTTGATTATCAGGATTACCTGCACCGGGACGCCTATCTGGAGAAGGTCCGCATGGACCGGTTGCCTGCGCCACGGGCCATTATCCACATGGGGGCCTGTTCGTCGACCACGGAGCGGGACGCCGATTTCCTCATGGAAAACAATTACCGCTACAGCAAGATTCTCGCCGAGTACGCCATGAAGCATGGCGCCCGGTTTATTTACGCTTCGAGCGCGGCCACCTATGGCGACGGCCAGTTGGGGTTTGATGACGATCTGCGTCTGGCGCCGCAACTCAAGCCGTTGAACATGTATGGGTATTCCAAACAGCTCTTTGATCTCTGGGTTATGCGCAATGGCCTGCTCGACCGACTCTGTGGCCTGAAATTTTTCAATGTTTTCGGTCCGAACGAATACCATAAGCAGGATATGCGCAGTGTGGTCTGCAAGGCCTTCAATCAGGTGCACGACCACGGCCGCATCCGCCTTTTCAAATCCTACCACCCGGAATACGAGCACGGCGAACAGCACCGCGATTTCGTCTATGTCAAAGATTGTGTGGCGGTCATGGCTTGGCTTTTGGACCATCCCGGGGTCAATGGCATCTACAATGTCGGCACCGGCACGTCCCGGACCTGGAACGACCTCGCCCGTGCCGTGTTCATGGCCATGGGGCAGTCCGAACGCATAGAATACATGGAGATGCCGGAGTCGTTGCAGGCCAAATACCAGTACTATACTCAGGCCCGCATGGAGCGCTTGGCCCGAGCCGGGTGCCCGGTGCGCATGCGTTCCCTCGAAGACGGCGTTGCTGATTACATCGCGCATCTGCAGGCCTCTGATCCCTACCTCGAGCCTGAGACCCGGGCCGGAGCCGCCGAATAA
- the dnaJ gene encoding molecular chaperone DnaJ, which yields MSKKDYYEILGVGRDASDEEIKKAYRKIAFQYHPDRNPDDPDAEYRFKEAAEAYEVLRDTDKRARYDQFGHDGVNGNGGFQNFQDAEDIFSAFSDIFGDLFGFSSGGSRRGPRPTAGADLRYNLEVSFHDAAKGTEVDLQIPKRVPCSECDGSGSEPGHTPETCQHCGGRGQVQQTQGFFRIATPCPVCRGEGQVITHPCPKCKGRGAVKETRNIKVRIPAGVDNGSRLRLRGEGEPGEHGGPAGDLFVVIYVQEDEMFQRQGQDLLLNAEISFVQAALGDRIEVPTLDEPVQMDIPKGTQSGESFRMKGLGLPHPGSSKVGDLHVTIQVKTPTKLTKRQEELLEEFAKLEEERPRTRVRNFFKKAMGD from the coding sequence ATGAGTAAAAAGGACTATTATGAAATCCTCGGCGTCGGCCGCGACGCTTCTGACGAGGAGATCAAGAAAGCCTATCGGAAGATAGCCTTCCAATACCATCCCGATCGGAATCCGGATGACCCCGACGCTGAATACCGGTTCAAGGAAGCGGCCGAGGCCTATGAAGTGCTTCGTGACACGGACAAGCGAGCCCGCTACGACCAGTTCGGGCACGACGGGGTCAACGGCAACGGTGGATTTCAGAATTTCCAGGATGCCGAAGACATCTTCAGCGCGTTTTCCGATATTTTCGGTGATCTTTTCGGTTTCAGTTCCGGAGGCAGCCGGCGTGGTCCGCGTCCGACGGCCGGGGCGGATTTACGGTACAATCTGGAAGTCTCGTTTCACGACGCGGCCAAGGGCACTGAAGTCGACCTCCAAATCCCCAAGCGTGTGCCGTGCTCAGAGTGTGACGGCAGCGGTTCTGAACCCGGGCACACCCCGGAAACCTGCCAGCATTGCGGCGGGCGCGGCCAAGTCCAGCAAACGCAGGGATTTTTCCGCATTGCCACCCCATGTCCCGTCTGCCGCGGTGAAGGTCAGGTCATTACCCATCCTTGTCCCAAGTGCAAGGGCCGCGGGGCCGTCAAAGAGACCCGGAACATCAAAGTCCGCATTCCCGCCGGCGTGGACAATGGCAGCCGGTTGCGTTTGCGCGGCGAGGGCGAGCCCGGTGAGCATGGCGGTCCTGCCGGGGATCTGTTTGTGGTCATCTATGTCCAGGAAGACGAGATGTTCCAGCGGCAAGGGCAGGACCTGCTTTTAAATGCTGAAATTTCGTTTGTTCAGGCCGCCCTTGGCGATCGTATCGAAGTCCCGACCCTGGATGAACCGGTACAGATGGATATCCCCAAAGGAACGCAAAGCGGCGAGTCGTTCCGGATGAAAGGACTCGGTCTGCCCCATCCAGGAAGCAGTAAGGTCGGTGACCTCCACGTGACGATCCAGGTCAAGACGCCGACAAAATTGACGAAACGCCAGGAAGAACTCCTGGAAGAGTTCGCCAAGCTCGAAGAAGAGCGTCCACGGACCCGGGTCCGCAATTTCTTTAAAAAGGCCATGGGAGACTGA
- the mutL gene encoding DNA mismatch repair endonuclease MutL, with amino-acid sequence MSAPIRVLPPVLQNQIAAGEVVERPANVAKELIENSLDAGATRIEINLENGGQGLIQVQDNGHGLAAEDIPLALTRHATSKIQGIEDLVRIASLGFRGEALPSIASVSRLSFASAPAGVEAGHEVEVAFGEMASEGPVALQTGTRIQVRDLFSNTPARLKFLKTQATETRRCQETVFKIALAHLDKEFTLSIQGRNQLHLVKHQALPQRLAAVWPQQVIDGLLPLQGERHGLQVEGVIGSPRTAQGRAQRIHFFINGRPVQDKILLKALREGYKGALLSKEYPQAVLFLTLPLEEVDINVHPAKSEVRFRDERSVAGLVCTTVRNALEKCDPSQAVLGEAPATQSSVQAPQAAAPKFGTFHEYLESADAPSPQTRARYTSSSPNTPQTETAPQIRESGPASREPAYLGQVASTYLLVDDGQGLLLVDQHAAHERILFNALRQQHDGVEQQLLALPLELALQPGERERFQDVALQLRQMGFSCSLVESSLLSVQAIPASLATDQARALLRDILGGKERSVDDMRVVLACRIAIKAGDPLSRDEALHLLQAWEQSQERFYCPHGRPVAVRFGPGDLERLFKRGQ; translated from the coding sequence GTGAGCGCGCCTATTCGGGTCCTTCCCCCGGTATTGCAGAACCAGATCGCCGCTGGAGAGGTCGTCGAACGCCCGGCCAATGTCGCCAAGGAATTGATCGAAAACAGTCTGGATGCCGGTGCGACGCGGATCGAAATCAATCTGGAAAACGGCGGTCAGGGATTGATCCAGGTCCAGGACAACGGGCACGGCTTGGCGGCCGAGGACATTCCCCTGGCCCTAACCCGGCACGCCACGAGCAAAATCCAGGGCATCGAGGATCTCGTGCGTATCGCTAGCCTCGGTTTCCGGGGCGAAGCCCTGCCGAGTATCGCCTCCGTCTCCCGGCTCTCTTTCGCTTCTGCCCCTGCCGGCGTCGAAGCCGGACACGAGGTCGAAGTCGCTTTTGGCGAAATGGCCTCGGAAGGGCCGGTGGCCTTGCAGACTGGGACCCGCATCCAGGTCCGCGACCTGTTCTCCAACACCCCGGCCCGGCTCAAATTTCTCAAAACCCAGGCCACAGAAACCCGGCGCTGCCAGGAAACAGTGTTTAAAATCGCCCTGGCCCACCTGGATAAGGAGTTCACGCTCAGCATCCAGGGACGCAACCAGCTCCATCTGGTTAAACATCAGGCATTGCCGCAACGGCTGGCTGCAGTGTGGCCGCAACAGGTTATCGACGGGCTGCTCCCGCTCCAGGGAGAACGTCACGGGCTCCAGGTGGAAGGGGTTATCGGATCCCCACGGACCGCCCAGGGCCGGGCGCAACGGATCCATTTTTTCATCAACGGCCGCCCGGTCCAGGACAAGATCCTGCTCAAAGCCCTGCGCGAGGGATACAAGGGGGCGCTGCTGAGCAAGGAGTACCCCCAGGCCGTGCTGTTTTTGACCCTGCCGCTGGAAGAGGTGGACATCAATGTCCATCCTGCCAAATCCGAGGTCCGCTTCCGCGATGAGCGCAGTGTGGCTGGTCTGGTGTGCACAACGGTTCGCAATGCACTTGAAAAATGTGACCCCAGTCAGGCTGTACTCGGGGAAGCCCCTGCCACACAGTCTTCGGTCCAGGCCCCACAAGCGGCGGCTCCGAAATTCGGAACCTTCCATGAGTACCTGGAAAGCGCGGACGCACCATCGCCGCAGACACGAGCGCGGTACACCTCTTCGTCCCCAAATACACCACAGACCGAGACAGCACCGCAGATTCGCGAATCGGGCCCGGCCTCCCGGGAACCGGCCTACCTTGGCCAGGTCGCCTCGACATATCTCTTGGTCGACGACGGGCAGGGATTGCTCCTGGTCGATCAGCACGCGGCCCACGAGCGCATCCTGTTCAACGCCCTGCGCCAGCAGCATGACGGTGTCGAGCAACAGCTCCTGGCCCTGCCGCTGGAGCTGGCCCTGCAGCCTGGTGAAAGGGAACGGTTTCAGGACGTGGCGTTGCAATTGCGCCAGATGGGATTCTCCTGTTCCCTGGTCGAATCCTCCCTGCTTTCGGTACAGGCCATCCCCGCCAGTCTGGCCACGGATCAGGCCCGGGCGTTGCTTCGCGACATCTTGGGAGGCAAAGAACGCTCCGTGGATGACATGCGGGTCGTCCTTGCCTGCCGCATCGCCATCAAGGCAGGGGACCCACTGAGCCGGGACGAGGCACTGCACCTCTTACAGGCCTGGGAACAGAGTCAGGAGCGATTTTATTGCCCCCACGGTCGCCCGGTGGCCGTCCGCTTCGGGCCGGGTGACCTGGAGCGACTTTTCAAACGGGGACAATAG
- the hisH gene encoding imidazole glycerol phosphate synthase subunit HisH, whose translation MLSILDYRAGNLTSVRRALDYLGIPCTITADPQEIESGSGIIFPGVGAAGTAMHHLQASGLDRVLHEQTQKGKPLLGICLGCQIVLDYSPENDTRTLGLVPGRCERFDDQWTDGQGLPINIPHMGWNNIRLQAPCRLFTDIADEAAFYFVHSYYPAPEAEYVLGTTEYGQSFCSVLGRPGLWAVQFHPEKSGRPGLKLLSNFYQYCLEVAGAQ comes from the coding sequence ATGTTGAGTATCCTCGACTATCGTGCCGGCAACCTGACCAGTGTCCGGCGCGCACTGGACTATCTTGGTATACCGTGCACCATCACCGCCGATCCGCAGGAAATCGAGTCCGGTTCCGGCATCATTTTCCCGGGCGTCGGAGCGGCCGGGACCGCCATGCACCATCTGCAGGCCAGCGGTCTGGACCGGGTGTTGCACGAGCAAACCCAAAAAGGCAAGCCGCTTTTGGGAATTTGCCTCGGCTGCCAGATCGTTCTCGATTACAGCCCCGAGAATGACACCAGGACCCTGGGGCTCGTTCCCGGACGGTGCGAACGGTTTGACGACCAGTGGACAGACGGCCAGGGATTGCCGATCAATATCCCCCATATGGGGTGGAACAACATCCGCCTTCAAGCGCCGTGCCGGCTTTTTACCGACATTGCCGATGAGGCGGCATTTTATTTCGTGCACAGCTATTACCCGGCACCCGAAGCGGAATACGTGCTGGGAACCACGGAATATGGACAATCCTTTTGCAGTGTCCTGGGCCGCCCGGGGTTGTGGGCCGTCCAGTTTCATCCGGAAAAAAGCGGCCGCCCCGGTCTCAAACTCTTGTCCAACTTCTATCAGTATTGCCTGGAGGTGGCAGGTGCTCAATAA
- a CDS encoding LPS-assembly protein LptD encodes MHLFSLHRLLWICFLCCLLHFPLEPGFAAPVSGPQTSPETPWEVEADSVSADQDIQLLEAWGDVTLHKGENYLKADYVRYYWSTRWVYLRGNVQGNWGGDHLQAEEAEFDLQSKVGWLNNGTIFVQDPHMYFQGRVLRKTGTNTYAFEDATVTACDGQVPAWSLRSASGEITVNGYARLWHPRLQIKNRPLLYAPYLTIPVKTKRQSGFLWPDLTVSSEHGAGFNLPYYWAINEEQDATFYLNPMDKTGVRAGVEYRHTPNLSSQGMWLADWLYDRSTATAASDTEYENDGLLRPNHNRYWLRGKYDGKTFGNLFDLKVDVDYLSDQDYLNEFDQGPLGFERSRQEFLDVFGRTIEDEDDITRENRLYLSRNWQDSGLRMRLEYTQNLAFTNDNRDSSLDDTLQRLPQLEYDIYRTALGTTPLEWSAENELTYFWREYGTTGSRLDLRPRLSLPLESAYGSLIPTLGLRQTVYGVERFESTTAAQETDSAWMSRTLWDFEATANTEFGRVFNLAPPPAVSNATAGAASRWTKLKHVVRPELSYEYQPYVDQSDYPDFDDLDRIEPRDELTYSLTQVFTGRRDNRVPVAAANGTTQRFKRVPRYTELARIRLEQSYDFREATRQDDREQYPRRPFSDILVDIETGIAPWLRLDNKTWFSPYLGTITEHEHLLRGTWPEVGSCFFGLDYHKQVKDDYARRDNDALRTLTAGVTLTVIPKWSARVRYEKDLLRSELVERQFAVQYRHQCWQAEAVLTQTDEEDRVEVRVTLNELGTVGQSFQASEEQ; translated from the coding sequence ATGCACCTGTTCTCTTTGCACCGCCTGTTGTGGATCTGTTTTCTCTGTTGCCTGCTGCATTTTCCACTCGAACCAGGTTTTGCCGCCCCGGTTTCCGGACCTCAAACCTCTCCGGAGACTCCCTGGGAGGTCGAAGCCGATTCCGTCAGTGCGGACCAGGATATCCAGCTCCTGGAAGCCTGGGGCGACGTGACGCTGCACAAGGGGGAAAACTATCTGAAAGCCGATTACGTCCGGTATTACTGGAGTACCCGATGGGTCTATCTGCGCGGCAATGTCCAGGGGAATTGGGGGGGCGACCATCTCCAGGCCGAAGAAGCCGAATTCGACCTCCAATCCAAGGTCGGCTGGCTGAATAACGGCACCATTTTCGTTCAGGACCCGCACATGTACTTCCAGGGCCGGGTGTTACGCAAGACAGGGACCAATACCTACGCCTTCGAAGACGCCACGGTCACGGCTTGCGATGGCCAAGTCCCGGCATGGTCCCTTCGCTCCGCCAGCGGCGAAATCACCGTCAACGGGTACGCCCGCCTCTGGCATCCCCGGCTGCAAATCAAAAACCGCCCTTTGCTCTACGCCCCCTATCTGACAATCCCCGTCAAAACCAAGCGCCAAAGCGGCTTCCTCTGGCCCGATCTCACGGTGAGTTCCGAACACGGTGCCGGATTCAATCTGCCGTATTACTGGGCCATCAACGAAGAACAGGACGCCACCTTCTATCTCAACCCCATGGATAAAACCGGGGTTCGCGCTGGTGTGGAGTACCGCCACACCCCGAATCTGAGCAGCCAGGGGATGTGGCTGGCGGATTGGCTCTACGACCGCAGTACGGCCACGGCCGCATCGGACACAGAGTACGAAAACGACGGATTGTTGCGTCCCAACCACAACCGGTATTGGTTGCGGGGCAAATACGACGGCAAGACGTTTGGCAACCTGTTCGACCTCAAGGTCGACGTCGATTACCTCTCGGATCAGGATTATCTCAACGAATTCGACCAGGGACCGCTGGGGTTTGAGCGCAGCCGCCAGGAATTCCTGGACGTCTTCGGCCGTACCATTGAAGACGAGGACGACATCACCCGGGAAAATCGCTTGTACCTTTCGCGCAACTGGCAGGATTCCGGGCTGCGCATGCGCCTGGAATACACCCAGAATCTCGCCTTTACCAACGACAACCGGGACTCTTCCCTCGACGACACCCTCCAGCGTTTGCCGCAGCTCGAGTACGATATCTATCGGACCGCCCTTGGAACGACCCCCCTGGAATGGTCGGCGGAAAACGAATTGACCTATTTCTGGCGCGAGTACGGCACGACCGGCAGCCGGCTCGATCTCCGGCCCCGCTTGAGTCTGCCCCTGGAATCCGCTTACGGTTCGCTCATTCCGACTCTCGGTCTCCGGCAAACCGTCTACGGTGTGGAGCGCTTTGAATCCACCACTGCCGCCCAAGAAACCGATTCCGCCTGGATGAGCCGGACCTTGTGGGATTTTGAGGCCACGGCCAACACCGAATTTGGCCGGGTCTTCAACCTTGCCCCCCCACCAGCTGTGTCCAACGCCACAGCCGGGGCGGCAAGTCGCTGGACCAAGCTCAAACACGTTGTCCGGCCGGAACTCAGCTACGAGTATCAACCCTATGTCGATCAGAGCGACTACCCGGATTTCGACGACTTGGATCGCATCGAGCCCCGCGACGAGTTGACCTATTCCCTGACCCAGGTTTTCACCGGGCGGCGCGACAATCGGGTTCCTGTCGCCGCGGCGAACGGCACCACCCAACGGTTCAAGCGTGTTCCCCGTTACACTGAACTGGCGCGCATCCGCCTGGAGCAAAGCTACGATTTTCGGGAAGCCACGCGCCAGGACGACCGGGAGCAATACCCGCGCCGGCCGTTTTCCGATATTCTGGTGGACATCGAAACCGGGATCGCCCCATGGCTGCGCCTGGACAATAAAACCTGGTTTTCGCCATATCTCGGGACCATCACCGAGCACGAACACCTTCTGCGCGGCACGTGGCCCGAGGTGGGGAGTTGCTTTTTCGGACTCGACTACCACAAGCAGGTCAAAGACGATTACGCCCGGCGCGACAACGATGCCCTGCGGACATTGACCGCCGGAGTTACGCTGACGGTCATTCCGAAATGGTCCGCCAGGGTGCGCTATGAAAAAGACCTCCTGCGGTCCGAACTCGTCGAACGACAATTCGCCGTGCAGTACCGCCACCAATGCTGGCAGGCCGAGGCTGTTTTGACTCAGACCGACGAAGAGGACCGGGTCGAAGTCCGGGTCACCCTGAACGAATTGGGAACGGTGGGCCAATCATTCCAGGCCTCGGAGGAACAGTGA